One window of Leptospira yasudae genomic DNA carries:
- a CDS encoding fatty acid desaturase CarF family protein encodes MNTELTPVPKPDLTVHRIFETLSVIAFVFLSVYLGYKLANLFQNNFAAHSYLIWAVPSVIFLSWLGADFISGLVHFLGDSIGSENTPVLGPAFIFPFRDHHVDPKGITRHDFIETNGNNCLVSLPILVYYVFFWDSAGVFSSLLALFWFFLLWGIFATNQIHKWAHQDSPLPLIKTLQKYKLILGPEHHKVHHTAPHDTYFCITTGWLNPILKATKFYEALRWILRIPPAVKP; translated from the coding sequence ATGAATACCGAACTTACTCCCGTTCCGAAACCGGACTTAACCGTTCATCGAATCTTCGAGACACTCAGCGTAATCGCTTTCGTTTTTCTTTCCGTTTATCTAGGCTATAAACTCGCGAACCTTTTTCAAAACAACTTCGCGGCTCATTCGTATTTGATCTGGGCCGTGCCTTCCGTGATTTTCCTTTCCTGGCTCGGAGCCGATTTTATCTCCGGTTTGGTCCACTTTTTGGGGGACAGCATCGGTTCGGAAAATACTCCCGTGCTCGGACCCGCGTTCATCTTTCCGTTCCGCGATCATCACGTGGACCCGAAAGGAATTACGAGACACGATTTTATCGAGACGAACGGAAACAATTGTCTCGTTTCGCTGCCTATATTAGTATATTATGTTTTCTTTTGGGACTCTGCGGGCGTTTTCAGTTCGCTTCTCGCGCTGTTCTGGTTTTTTCTTTTGTGGGGAATTTTCGCGACCAATCAGATTCATAAATGGGCGCATCAGGATTCTCCTTTGCCCCTGATCAAGACATTACAAAAATATAAACTGATTTTAGGACCGGAGCATCACAAGGTTCATCACACGGCCCCTCACGACACGTATTTCTGCATCACGACCGGATGGTTGAATCCGATTTTAAAAGCCACGAAGTTTTACGAAGCTCTTCGTTGGATTTTAAGAATTCCTCCCGCGGTCAAACCGTAA
- a CDS encoding SDR family oxidoreductase, with the protein MSAAFYRDKVVWITGASSGIGEELVKEAAKRGAKIVLSARRTKELERVKKECGLTKTNSLILPLDLEDYKKLKNVPKKAIDQFGRIDVLINNGGISQRSFTYETTVDTYEKLMDVNYFGNIALSLAVLPILRKQKSGVIASISSVAGLFGVPLRSGYSATKAALTGFYEALRAENVQENIQVSLIYPGFIKTQISNNALKGDGSKQGKMDSVIEQGISADECARKILDGIAASEKRIIIAGPREKFAIFVYRFFPNLFAKMIAKAKVT; encoded by the coding sequence ATGAGCGCAGCGTTTTACAGAGACAAGGTGGTGTGGATCACGGGAGCCTCTTCGGGAATCGGAGAAGAACTCGTAAAGGAAGCGGCCAAACGAGGAGCGAAGATCGTTCTTTCCGCGAGAAGAACCAAGGAATTGGAAAGGGTCAAAAAAGAATGCGGTCTCACCAAAACGAACAGCCTGATTCTTCCTTTAGATTTAGAAGATTATAAAAAACTAAAGAACGTTCCGAAAAAGGCGATCGATCAATTCGGAAGAATCGACGTTCTCATCAACAACGGGGGAATCAGCCAGCGTTCCTTTACGTATGAAACCACGGTGGATACGTATGAAAAACTGATGGACGTGAACTATTTCGGAAACATCGCGTTGTCCCTCGCCGTTCTTCCGATCTTACGCAAACAAAAGAGCGGAGTCATCGCTTCGATTTCGAGCGTCGCCGGACTATTCGGGGTTCCTCTCCGCAGCGGTTACAGCGCGACGAAGGCGGCCCTCACCGGTTTTTACGAGGCCCTCCGCGCGGAAAATGTTCAGGAGAATATTCAAGTTTCCTTAATTTATCCGGGCTTTATCAAGACTCAAATCTCCAACAACGCACTCAAAGGCGACGGAAGCAAACAAGGTAAAATGGATTCCGTGATCGAACAAGGCATTTCTGCGGACGAATGCGCCCGCAAAATTTTGGATGGAATCGCCGCTTCCGAAAAGCGGATCATCATTGCCGGTCCGAGAGAAAAGTTCGCGATCTTTGTTTATCGATTCTTTCCGAATCTTTTTGCAAAGATGATCGCAAAAGCGAAAGTGACATGA
- a CDS encoding fumarylacetoacetate hydrolase family protein, producing the protein MAKNYIRFQKKKNVDWALLENGRILPLGCGDLSTKDFLEFLRKKKKSTKLKSISSEGISILSPITAPCQILCQGANYRQHLIESGLNPDDKNYNLFFTKSDASLFPPIGDVVRPLHVKLLDYEIELGLVFGKGFDSDLDPNPQNVASHVAAFFMANDVSARDVQLPQLQWYKGKSYRTFCPSGPHLTVLEPGDFERLDSLELTLTVNGEVRQKDSASNLVFKPIESIVELSRFCNIAAGDVLLTGTPSGCALRAPGKLVQALGGFLSEKTKWKLFVKGQSKRSQYLQPGDVVRSTIRTVDGKIDLGEQILNVIAE; encoded by the coding sequence ATGGCAAAAAATTATATCCGGTTTCAGAAAAAGAAGAACGTCGATTGGGCTTTGCTCGAGAACGGGAGAATTCTCCCGTTGGGCTGCGGAGACCTATCGACAAAAGACTTTCTCGAATTCTTACGGAAGAAAAAGAAATCGACCAAACTTAAATCGATTTCTTCGGAAGGAATTTCGATTTTATCTCCGATCACGGCTCCTTGTCAGATCCTTTGTCAAGGCGCGAACTATAGGCAGCATCTGATCGAATCGGGGTTGAATCCGGACGACAAGAATTACAACCTCTTCTTTACGAAATCGGACGCTTCTTTGTTTCCACCGATCGGAGACGTTGTGCGCCCTTTGCACGTAAAACTTCTGGATTACGAGATCGAACTCGGTCTTGTTTTTGGAAAAGGATTCGATTCCGATTTGGATCCGAATCCGCAAAACGTAGCCTCGCACGTCGCCGCGTTCTTTATGGCAAACGACGTTTCTGCGAGGGACGTTCAGCTTCCTCAATTGCAATGGTATAAGGGAAAATCCTATCGCACATTTTGTCCGTCCGGTCCGCATCTTACGGTTTTGGAACCGGGCGATTTCGAACGTTTGGATTCTTTGGAACTGACGTTGACCGTAAACGGAGAAGTCCGTCAAAAGGACAGCGCTTCCAATCTCGTTTTCAAACCGATCGAAAGCATCGTAGAACTATCACGTTTTTGTAATATTGCCGCGGGTGACGTTTTGCTAACGGGAACTCCTTCCGGTTGTGCGCTCCGCGCGCCGGGGAAACTCGTGCAGGCTCTGGGCGGGTTTCTTTCCGAAAAAACGAAATGGAAGTTGTTTGTCAAAGGCCAAAGCAAACGAAGCCAATACTTACAACCGGGAGACGTCGTCCGTTCTACGATCCGCACCGTCGACGGCAAGATCGACCTCGGTGAACAGATTTTGAACGTGATCGCCGAGTAA